One window of the Rosa rugosa chromosome 3, drRosRugo1.1, whole genome shotgun sequence genome contains the following:
- the LOC133738242 gene encoding ARM REPEAT PROTEIN INTERACTING WITH ABF2-like: protein MDRRSVTTRRRSLKRKLEQDFVEETQENEPDRKSPAVDPQDPLLEIRAHVKVLDSTFSASDADRAAAKVAARALVELAKNEDNLKDLVECGAVPALVKHLRTPPPERGGSHSPIPCEHEVEKESAFALNLIAVKPENQHLIVDAGGLSPLIDLLKRHKSSSGLNAGAVDGVIRRAADAICNISHENSNIKNLVRIEGGIPPLVELLNFFDTKVQRAAAGALKILAFKNDENKNQIVECNALPNLVLMLRSEIATMTYEAVGVIGNLVHSSPSIKKLVLVAGALQPVIDLLSSPCLESQREAALLLGQFATADSDCKAHIVQRGAVQPLIKMLQSPDSQVKEMSAFAIGRLAQDTHNQAGIAHNGGIVPLLKLLDSKNESLQHNAAFALYGLADNEDNIAALIKFGIVQKFQDGEFLVQRTKDCVEKTLKRLEGKICGRVLNNLLYLMRVADKAIQCRVALAFAHLCKPGDRQVIFIEHKGLELLVGLLESKSLKQQHDGSLALHALATKASPLSHVDAVPPAPNSQVYLGEQYVNNPTLSDITFLVDGKQFYAHRICLLASSEAFRAMFDGGYRERDAKDVEIPNIRWDVFELMMRFIYTGSVEVDLDIAHDLLKAADQYLLEGLKRQCEHAIAQDICVENVSLMFELSEAYNAMSLMQACILFVLEQFDKLSKKPWFHPLMKRIIPEIHRFFTKALTKPNQGGSSQDKLA, encoded by the exons ATGGACCGCCGCTCCGTCACCACCAGACGCCGCAGTCTGAAGCGGAAGCTGGAACAAGACTTCGTAGAAGAAACCCAAGAAAACGAGCCGGATCGTAAATCTCCGGCCGTCGATCCCCAAGATCCGCTTCTTGAGATTCGCGCCCACGTCAAGGTTCTCGACTCCACCTTCTCCGCCTCCGACGCCGACCGCGCCGCCGCCAAGGTCGCCGCCCGAGCCCTGGTCGAACTCGCCAAGAACG AGGACAATCTGAAAGACTTAGTGGAATGCGGAGCGGTTCCGGCTCTGGTTAAGCATCTACGGACGCCGCCGCCGGAGAGAGGCGGAAGCCACAGTCCGATTCCGTGTGAGCACGAGGTCGAGAAAGAAAGTGCTTTCGCGCTTAATCTCATCGCCGTTAAG CCGGAGAATCAACATCTCATAGTTGATGCTGGAGGTTTGTCGCCTCTTATTGATCTGTTAAAGAGGCACAAGAGTAGTAGTGGCTTAAATGCGGGGGCGGTTGATGGTGTTATCAGGAGAGCTGCGGATGCAATCTGTAACATTTCTCATGAGAATAGCaacattaaaaaccttgtcag GATTGAAGGTGGTATCCCTCCTCTTGTGGAGTTGCTTAACTTCTTTGACACAAAGGTACAGAGGGCAGCTGCAGGGGCCCTGAAGATCCTAGCATTCAAAAATGACGAAAACAAAAATCAG ATTGTTGAGTGCAACGCTTTGCCTAACCTGGTACTTATGCTGCGATCTGAGATTGCAACTATGACTTATGAAGCA GTTGGTGTAATTGGTAATCTTGTCCACTCTTCCCCAAGCATCAAGAAACTTGTTCTTGTTGCTGGTGCTTTACAACCTGTTATTGATTTACTGAG ttCACCTTGTTTGGAAAGCCAAAGAGAAGCTGCTCTATTACTTGGTCAGTTTGCTACGGCTGATTCAGATTGCAAG GCACACATTGTTCAAAGGGGAGCGGTACAACCATTAATTAAGATGCTCCAGTCACCTGATTCACAGGTCAAGGAGATGTCGGCTTTTGCAATTGGGAGGTTGGCACAG GACACACATAACCAAGCTGGCATTGCTCATAATGGTGGCATAGTGCCTCTACTCAAGTTACTTGATTCGAAAAATGAATCTCTGCAACACAATGCTGCATTTGCTCTATATGGTCTTGCAGATAATGAG gacAACATTGCAGCTCTTATTAAATTTGGAATTGTCCAGAAATTTCAAGATGGAGAATTCCTTGTTCAA CGAACTAAGGATTGTGTTGAAAAGACATTGAAAAGATtagaggggaagatttgtggtCGA GTATTGAACAATCTATTATATCTGATGCGGGTTGCTGATAAGGCTATTCAATGTCGAGTGGCTTTGGCTTTTGCTCATCTTTGTAAGCCTGGTGATCGTCAAGTCATTTTTATTGAACACAAAG GATTGGAGCTGCTGGTGGGGCTTCTTGAGTCTAAAAGCCTGAAGCAGCAACATGATGGTTCATTGGCCTTGCACGCATTGGCTACAAAAGCCTCTCCACTCTCTCATGTAGATGCAGTTCCTCCAGCACCAAACTCACAG GTGTATTTGGGTGAGCAATATGTAAACAATCCGACACTTTCTGACATAACATTCTTAGTTGACG GTAAACAGTTTTATGCACACAGAATTTGTCTGCTTGCTTCTTCGGAAGCATTTCGAGCCATGTTTGATGGTGGATACAGG GAGAGAGATGCCAAGGATGTAGAGATTCCAAATATTAGATGGGACGTTTTTGAACTGATGATGAG ATTCATATACACGGGATCAGTTGAAGTCGATTTGGATATTGCTCACGATCTCCTCAAAGCTGCTGATCAGTATCTTTTAGAAGGTCTTAAGCGTCAATGTGAACATGCCATTGCTCAG GATATCTGTGTGGAAAATGTGTCTCTCATGTTTGAGTTATCAGAGGCCTATAACGCCATGTCGTTGATGCAAGCATGCATTCTGTTTGTACTAGAGCAGTTTGATAAGTTGAGCAAGAAACCATG GTTTCATCCACTAATGAAACGAATCATACCGGAGATCCACAGATTTTTCACTAAAGCACTTACAAAGCCTAACCAGGGTGGTTCCTCGCAGGATAAACTTGCATAG
- the LOC133736956 gene encoding RAN GTPase-activating protein 1, with the protein MDSTTQTFQHRPMSIKLWPATQSTRILLVERMTKNFITPSIFSRKYGLLSKEEAEEDARKIEAFAFAAAEQQFEKEPYGDGSSAVQVYARESSKLMLEVLKRGPKAKEDDEKSIPAFKSVFDISGGRRSFIDAEEAEELFKPLRELGNSYTKICLSNRSFGLDAARVAVPILSSIKHQLKEVDLSDFIAGRSETEAIEVMNLFSSALEGCELRYLNLSDNAMGEKGVNAFESLLRSQNNLEELYLMNDGISEEAARAVSKFIPSTGKLRVLHFHNNMTGDEGAIAISDMVKRSPVLEDFRCSSTRVGSEGGVALAEALGTCTHLKKLDLRDNMFGVESGVALSKVLSAFTELTEIYLSYLNLEDEGTEALANALKDSAPLLEVLELAGNDITAKSTAALASCIAAKQFLTRLILSENELKDEGSIMISKALAEGHGQLIEVDLSSNSIRRVGARLLAQAVVNKPGFKSLNINGNFISDEGIDEVVDMFKNSPHLLGPLDENDPEGEDLDEEDEDEGADNEDELELRLKVLELRREE; encoded by the coding sequence ATGGATTCTACAACACAAACTTTCCAGCACCGCCCGATGTCAATCAAATTATGGCCTGCTACTCAGAGTACCAGAATATTGCTTGTAGAACGAATGACCAAGAATTTCATAACTCCATCCATTTTCTCTAGAAAGTACGGCCTGCTTAGTAAAGAAGAGGCCGAGGAAGATGCCAGGAAAATAGAAGCCTTTGCCTTTGCAGCTGCAGAGCAACAATTTGAGAAGGAACCATATGGTGATGGAAGTTCTGCAGTGCAGGTATATGCCAGAGAATCAAGTAAGCTTATGCTGGAAGTTCTGAAAAGAGGGCCCAAAGCAAAGGAAGATGATGAGAAATCTATTCCTGCCTTTAAAAGTGTGTTTGATATCTCTGGTGGCCGCAGATCTTTTATTGATGCAGAGGAGGCTGAGGAGCTTTTCAAACCACTAAGGGAGCTTGGAAACTCCTATACTAAGATATGTTTGAGCAATAGAAGCTTTGGTTTGGATGCAGCCCGTGTTGCTGTGCCAATCTTATCATCCATCAAACATCAATTGAAAGAAGTGGATCTGTCAGATTTTATTGCAGGAAGGTCAGAGACAGAAGCTATTGAAGTCATGAATCTGTTTTCTTCAGCCCTGGAAGGATGTGAATTGAGGTATCTGAACCTTTCAGACAATGCCATGGGCGAGAAAGGTGTAAATGCATTTGAGTCACTCCTGAGATCACAAAATAATTTGGAGGAACTTTATTTGATGAATGATGGTATTTCAGAAGAAGCTGCAAGAGCAGTTTCTAAGTTCATTCCGTCCACTGGGAAGCTTAGAGTCCTTCATTTTCACAATAATATGACAGGAGATGAAGGGGCAATTGCCATCTCTGATATGGTGAAGCGTTCACCTGTCTTGGAGGATTTCCGTTGTTCATCTACAAGGGTGGGCTCTGAAGGCGGTGTAGCTTTAGCTGAAGCACTTGGGACTTGCACACATTTGAAGAAGCTCGATTTGCGTGACAACATGTTCGGTGTAGAATCTGGGGTTGCTTTGAGTAAAGTCCTATCTGCTTTTACAGAACTTACTGAAATTTACCTCAGTTATCTTAACTTGGAAGATGAAGGAACAGAAGCCCTTGCCAATGCTCTCAAGGATTCTGCACCTTTGCTTGAAGTTCTGGAATTGGCAGGAAATGATATTACAGCCAAATCAACTGCTGCTTTGGCTTCCTGTATAGCAGCAAAACAATTCCTTACTAGGTTAATATTGTCAGAGAATGAACTGAAGGATGAAGGTTCAATTATGATCAGCAAAGCATTGGCAGAGGGTCATGGTCAGTTAATTGAGGTTGATTTGAGCTCTAATTCAATTAGAAGGGTTGGGGCGAGACTTTTGGCTCAGGCTGTTGTGAATAAACCTGGGTTTAAGTCACTGAACATAAATGGTAACTTCATATCTGATGAAGGGATTGATGAGGTGGTGGACATGTTTAAAAATTCCCCACATCTGCTTGGGCCTTTGGATGAGAATGACCCCGAAGGAGAAGATCTGGATGAAGAGGATGAAGACGAAGGTGCTGACAACGAGGATGAATTGGAATTGAGGCTCAAGGTCCTTGAACTAAGGCGAGAGGAATAG
- the LOC133739172 gene encoding DAR GTPase 3, chloroplastic, which produces MAMAVQVASLWLPSSSSTTPTHLNLLHSLGSKSKPPSSSSSALSATSSLSSPAPTIQIVGGRNPTWNENGNANSDGFEDDWYDLDTDLYHWTKALRPVQWYPGHIAKTEKELKTQLKLMDVVIEVRDARIPLSTSHPQMDLWLGNRRRVLVLNREDMISTADRNAWATYFARQGTKVVFSNGKLGMGAMKLGRLAKALAADVNVRRRAKGLLPRAVRAGIVGYPNVGKSSLINRLLTRRMCPAAPRPGVTRELKWVHFGKDLELLDSPGILPMRISDQTAAIKLAICDDIGERSYGVVDIAAILVQMLARLPSVGIKTLNKRYKMDADGYCGKTFVQKLAVHLFNGDTHQAAFRVLTDFRKGRFGWIALERPPR; this is translated from the exons ATGGCCATGGCTGTTCAAGTAGCAAGTCTCTGGCTACCCAGTTCTTCTTCCACAACCCCAACTCACTTAAACCTTCTTCATTCCCTTGGAAGCAAATCAAAGCCACCATCATCGTCTTCCTCAGCTCTCTCTGCTACTTCTTCACTCTCATCCCCAGCTCCCACTATTCAG ATTGTTGGTGGGAGAAATCCGACTTGGAATGAAAACGGAAATGCCAATTCTGATGGTTTTGAAGATGATTGGTATGACCTGGATACTGATCTCTATCACTGGACCAAGGCACTGCGTCCTGTTCAG TGGTATCCTGGTCATATTGCCAAAACTGAGAAAGAACTGAAAACACAACTCAAGTTGATGGATGTAGTGATTGAGGTTCGAGATGCGAGAATTCCATTGTCCACTAGTCATCCACAG ATGGATTTATGGCTTGGTAATAGGAGAAGAGTTTTGGTGTTGAATAGAGAAGACATGATTTCCACGGCAGACCGGAATGCTTGGGCGACCTATTTTGCAAGGCAAGGGACGAAAGTTGTCTTTTCGAATGGCAAACTTGGAATG GGCGCTATGAAGCTAGGGCGGTTAGCTAAAGCATTAGCAGCAGATGTAAACGTCAGACGCAGAGCCAAAGGACTTCTTCCTCGTGCG GTACGAGCTGGGATTGTTGGATATCCAAATGTTGGCAAATCGTCTTTGATTAACCGTTTGCTGACGAGACGAATGTGTCCAGCAGCTCCAAGACCTGGAGTTACAAGAGAACTGAA GTGGGTTCATTTCGGGAAAGACCTTGAATTGCTAGATTCTCCTGGTATACTCCCAATGCGGATTAGCGATCAAACAGCAGCAATAAAGCTTGCTATTTGTGATGATATTGGAGAGAGATCCTATGGTGTTGTGGATATTGCAGCAATTCTTGTCCAGATGTTAGCAAGGCTTCCATCAGTGG GTATAAAGACTCTTAACAAACGCTACAAGATGGATGCGGATGGTTACTGTGGTAAAAC ATTTGTTCAGAAGCTTGCAGTTCACTTGTTCAATGGAGACACACATCAAGCCGCATTTCGTGTTCTGACGGATTTTCGAAAAGGGAGATTTGGTTGGATTGCGCTGGAGAGGCCTCCCAGATGA
- the LOC133737793 gene encoding uncharacterized protein LOC133737793, which yields MVCSRDEDLNHLFFSCPFAANVWRSAAITNTDFQNFEEWFLSWFRKDYQKSTTENLLLLCWKIWKARNNLIFRHSPSLPNMVVHAAASIGENYRRNNPCRFKGPAFTSQVIRWLPPPAGFAKLNFDGSVVNNKKAAAGFVIRDHDGSPLFAGARAISHASVPIAEGSVVRDGLYHALLLNCRNIYVEGDSKLIIDYQQKMCSSLAFSYSCERHPESG from the exons ATGGTTTG CTCAAGGGATGAGGACTTAAACCACCTTTTCTTCTCCTGCCCCTTTGCTGCAAATGTTTGGCGCTCTGCTGCCATTACCAATACAGATTTCCAAAACTTTGAAGAATGGTTTCTTTCCTGGTTCAGGAAGGATTACCAAAAGTCTACTACTGaaaatcttctccttctttgctGGAAAATTTGGAAGGCGAGGAATAACCTCATCTTCAGACATTCTCCCTCTCTTCCTAACATGGTGGTTCATGCTGCGGCATCCATTGGTGAGAATTACAGAAGGAATAACCCTTGCCGTTTCAAGGGTCCTGCCTTTACCTCTCAAGTTATTCGCTggcttcctcctcctgctgGCTTCGCCAAGCTCAATTTCGATGGTTCTGTTGTCAACAATAAGAAAGCAGCTGCTGGTTTTGTTATCAGGGATCATGATGGATCCCCCCTTTTTGCTGGTGCGAGAGCTATTAGTCATGCTTCTGTCCCCATTGCTGAAGGAAGTGTTGTTCGTGATGGTCTTTATCATGCCCTCCTCCTTAATTGTCGAAATATTTATGTCGAAGGTGACTCCAAGTTAATTATAGACTATCAACAAAAAATGTGCTCCTCCTTGGCGTTTTCGTACTCTTGTGAAAGACATCCTGAGTCTGGCTAG
- the LOC133739173 gene encoding cyclin-P3-1, with translation MGSLGLDNENLGTDVYFSLGLKQSGKGAMKFPPRVLSPLSSLLERSVQSNEMHMEAAEIKEVTIFHGLRAPPLSIRQYIDRVFKYSGCSPSCFVVAKIYVDRYLQSTQVHLTSFNVHRLLITSVMLAAKFIDDAFFNNAYYAKVGGVTTAELNRLEMKFLFNIDFRLQVSIDTFKKYCSQLEKEDAVHQIERSIQACGVKEDEIVISSSQRMIT, from the exons ATGGGATCTTTGGGACTTGACAATGAAAATTTAGGAACAGATGTTTACTTCTCTTTGGGGCTCAAACAATCAGGCAAAGGAGCTATGAAGTTTCCTCCCCGGGTTCTGTCACCGCTCTCTTCACTTCTTGAGAGATCTGTTCAGAGCAATGAGATGCATATGGAGGCAGCAGAAATCAAGGAAGTTACAATATTTCATGGTTTAAGAGCACCCCCTTTGAGCATTCGACAATACATTGATCGCGTTTTTAAGTACTCTGGCTGTAGCCCTTCATGTTTTGTTGTTGCCAAGATCTATGTGGATAGATATCTTCAGTCAACACAAGTGCATTTGACTTCTTTCAATGTTCACCGACTTCTGATAACAAGTGTGATGCTGGCAGCAAAATTTATTGATGATGC ATTCTTTAACAATGCATACTATGCCAAAGTGGGAGGAGTCACCACAGCAGAGTTGAATAGGTTGGAGATGAAGTTTTTGTTTAATATAGATTTCAGACTTCAAGTTAGTATAGACACATTCAAGAAATACTGTTCTCAGCTAGAAAAGGAAGATGCAGTACACCAGATTGAACGTTCAATCCAAGCTTGTGGTGTCAAGGAGGATGAGATTGTCATATCCTCCTCTCAACGCATGATTACATGA